A region from the Actinoplanes sp. OR16 genome encodes:
- a CDS encoding GNAT family N-acetyltransferase — protein sequence MEPPEMINAGDLVLKRWEPEWAAEAAAAVQESLTELKPWLPWAIDTYADADALDYITRSVDSWAKGTEFNYAIFTAVGDLIGSIGLMTRVGPGALEIGYWIRTPWAGRGHMTAAVKVLTRVALQLPGIERVVIRHHELNGASAAVAAKAGFEEYGREGEDVLRAWSPRPA from the coding sequence ATGGAACCACCAGAAATGATCAATGCCGGCGATCTCGTGCTGAAGCGGTGGGAGCCGGAGTGGGCGGCCGAGGCGGCCGCCGCCGTGCAGGAGTCCCTGACCGAGCTGAAGCCGTGGTTGCCGTGGGCGATCGACACCTACGCCGACGCCGATGCGCTGGACTACATCACCCGGTCGGTGGACAGCTGGGCGAAGGGCACCGAGTTCAACTACGCGATCTTCACGGCGGTCGGTGACCTCATCGGCTCGATCGGCCTGATGACGCGGGTCGGCCCGGGAGCGCTGGAGATCGGCTACTGGATCCGCACACCGTGGGCCGGTCGCGGTCACATGACGGCCGCGGTGAAGGTGCTCACGCGGGTGGCGCTGCAGCTGCCCGGCATCGAACGGGTGGTGATCCGCCACCACGAGCTCAACGGCGCTTCGGCGGCGGTGGCCGCGAAGGCGGGGTTCGAGGAGTACGGGCGCGAGGGCGAGGACGTCCTGCGCGCGTGGAGTCCCCGGCCTGCCTGA